In Dunckerocampus dactyliophorus isolate RoL2022-P2 chromosome 14, RoL_Ddac_1.1, whole genome shotgun sequence, one DNA window encodes the following:
- the cfl1l gene encoding non-muscle cofilin 1-like yields the protein MASGVKVDDVVKELYETMKLEKNEKERIRLMVFGICDDLIKVKQIFRQKDLNEMKVDAFKLYKDQMMTGCCCYLLYDCHFEKAEQGGQEDLIFTMWAHDDAPLKMKMVYASSKNTLKDIFKGIKHAYEFHDCADCSCEADLAEKLGKTVMSVEGHSCKHT from the exons ATG GCATCTGGAGTAAAAGTTGATGATGTGGTGAAAGAACTCTACGAAACAatgaaacttgaaaaaaatgaaaaggagcGTATACGCCTGATGGTGTTCGGAATTTGTGATGACCTCATTAAGGTTAAGCAGATTTTCAGGCAAAAGGATCTGAACGAGATGAAGGTGGATGCCTTCAAGTTGTATAAGGACCAAATGATGacaggctgctgctgctacttgCTCTATGACTGCCACTTTGAGAAGGCCGAACAAGGAGGACAAGAGGATCTCATCTTTACCATGTG GGCCCATGACGACGCACCACTCAAGATGAAAATGGTATATGCCAGCTCAAAAAACACCCTCAAAGATATCTTCAAAG GTATCAAGCATGCCTACGAGTTTCATGACTGTGCAGACTGTTCATGTGAAGCGGATCTGGCAGAGAAACTTGGAAAAACTGTAATGTCAGTTGAGGGCCACAGCTGCAAACATACTTAA